A stretch of DNA from Betaproteobacteria bacterium:
CTGAAACCATTCCCGGCCGTCCCGCCAGTGGCGTCGGGATTAAGCGGTGCTGGCGCCACCGACGGGGCCGCCGGGGCCTCGCGTCTTTGTGCGGACAGATCCCGGGGGGTTCGCTCCCGACCCGGGCGCGTGTCGCGGGTCGCCGCCACCGGCGGCCAGTCGCCGCTCGCCTCGGGCGCATGTGTCTTCTCGCGCGCATGCTGTGCGGACGTCGCTGCATCCCCGTCGGACGGTTGTGCAGGGGACGGCGCCTCTTTCGGCTCTGGGGCTCGCGTGAGTGCGACATCCGTGACCGGTGCGAGCGGGGGCTCCGACTGCTCGGACGCCAGATACGCGATGCTGACGCCGATCACGACCGTGGCCGCCACGGCAATCGGCACGCCCCACCACCGCCCCGATGTCCGTCGTGGCGCGCGCCGCCGCGAGCCGACGGCCCGCGTCGCGGCGCTCTGGATCGCCGCGTCGAGTTCCGGCGTCGGCTCTTCGCGCGCAGCCATGCGATAGACGCGCGATACGTCCTCGGCGTGGAGGTCGGCGCCGTCGTCGGGCTGCTCGCGCGTCTCACTCATCACGCCCTCCCAACGCCTGTCGCAGCTTCTGCAATGCGTAGCGCAGGCGGCTCTTGGCGGTTTCCGGACCGACCCTGGTCACCTCCGCAATCTCACCCACCGAAAGGCCCCCTTCCTCGTGGAGCAGGAATGCCTCGCGCTGCTCCGGCGGCAGTTCGCCGAGGCAAGCCAGCAAGCGCGCGCCCTGCTCCCGCGCCGCGGCGAGACGCATCGGATCGCCGGTGGCGGGTGCGATGGCGAGACCCTCAGGGCAATCGGGATCATCGAGCGAGAGCGCAGGGGCACTCGACTTGCGGCGCACACGGTCGATCAGCCGATTGACCGCGATCTGGTACAGGTAGGTGGAGAACCGCGCCTCGACCCGGTAGCGTGAACGTGCTTCGATGAGCCGCATCCATACCTCCTGGAAGATCTCCTCGGCTTCACCACGGCTCGGGCATTGGCGCAGGATGAAGCGAAAAAGTCCGGCTCGATGGCGGGCATAGAGCGCGTCGAAAGCGCTGGCGTCGCCGTCGCGATAGCGCAGCATCAGCTCTTCGTCGCGCAGCGGCTCCATGGCGCCCGGACCTCTAGCAGGTGGGGGCGCGCCGCCGGCTCGTTGCGGAGCTGCTCTCCAGCGCAGCCAGACAAGGATTCAAACGCACGTGCTGCCGCAATGGGGTCGCTGCGCGTCAACGGATCGGCGCGCGCTCGTCCCACACGAAGCCGAGCGCGCGCACACCCGCTCTCAAGTCTGCCATGGCCCCCGCGACACGCGACGGATCGCCCCGCACGCCCAACTCGAGGCGGCGGCCGTCCGGGGTGAAGCGCGGCAGGCTGAAGAGTTTGAGTTCCGGATACTTTTCGACGCAAGCCTGCATGAGCGGCAGCAGCGCACTTTCGGCGGCTTCGTGCACGACGATCGCCTCGTCGACCCTCGGTCGCGCGTGGTGCAAGTCGGCGTAGCGGTG
This window harbors:
- a CDS encoding RNA polymerase sigma factor, with amino-acid sequence MEPLRDEELMLRYRDGDASAFDALYARHRAGLFRFILRQCPSRGEAEEIFQEVWMRLIEARSRYRVEARFSTYLYQIAVNRLIDRVRRKSSAPALSLDDPDCPEGLAIAPATGDPMRLAAAREQGARLLACLGELPPEQREAFLLHEEGGLSVGEIAEVTRVGPETAKSRLRYALQKLRQALGGRDE